A genome region from Sphingomonas sp. BGYR3 includes the following:
- a CDS encoding fatty acid desaturase — translation MTRGRVADDRQMLRTAAELSRDLHRARPAIYWTDLIASALLGYAALALAIGLSSGVAALAAATVAVFALYRAESFIHELTHVKHDQLPGFRTGWNLLIGIPLFVPSFLYEGVHQLHHARQRYGTAQDPEYLPLALMKPWSVPLFVLVSALAPLALMIRFAVLTPLAALFPAVRNALIHRWSALSINPDFRRRMPEGPAARQWRWQAAGASLWANALIAGMIFGVIPVRAFVIFMAVLSMAAVVNQVRTLVAHLWENDGEELSLTAQYLDSVNVPPPGLLPFLWAPVGLRYHALHHLLPGVPYHSLGEAHRRLARTLEPDSAYHRANYAGLAPLVGALVAKTVRRG, via the coding sequence ATGACGCGCGGCCGTGTGGCCGATGATCGCCAGATGTTGCGGACGGCGGCCGAATTGAGCCGCGATCTGCACCGTGCCCGCCCGGCCATTTACTGGACCGACCTGATCGCATCGGCGCTGCTCGGCTATGCCGCGCTGGCGCTGGCGATCGGCCTGTCGTCCGGCGTTGCGGCGCTGGCGGCGGCGACGGTGGCTGTGTTCGCGCTGTATCGCGCGGAAAGCTTCATTCACGAACTGACCCATGTGAAGCATGACCAGCTGCCCGGCTTTCGCACCGGCTGGAACCTGCTGATCGGCATTCCGCTGTTCGTGCCCAGTTTCCTGTACGAAGGGGTGCATCAGCTGCACCATGCGCGTCAGCGGTACGGCACGGCGCAGGATCCCGAATATCTGCCGCTGGCGCTGATGAAGCCGTGGAGCGTGCCGCTGTTCGTGCTGGTTTCCGCGCTCGCCCCGCTGGCGCTGATGATCCGCTTTGCGGTGCTGACCCCGCTTGCCGCGCTGTTTCCGGCGGTGCGCAACGCCCTGATCCATCGCTGGTCGGCGCTGTCGATCAACCCCGATTTCCGTCGCCGGATGCCGGAAGGACCGGCGGCGCGCCAGTGGCGCTGGCAGGCGGCGGGTGCCAGCCTGTGGGCCAATGCGCTGATCGCGGGCATGATTTTCGGTGTTATCCCGGTGCGCGCGTTCGTCATCTTCATGGCGGTGCTCAGCATGGCGGCGGTGGTCAATCAGGTGCGCACGCTGGTCGCGCATCTGTGGGAAAATGACGGCGAGGAACTCAGCCTGACCGCGCAGTATCTCGATTCGGTCAATGTGCCGCCGCCCGGCCTGTTGCCGTTCCTGTGGGCGCCGGTGGGCCTGCGCTATCATGCGCTGCATCACCTGTTGCCCGGCGTGCCCTATCATTCGCTGGGTGAGGCGCATCGCCGGCTGGCCCGCACGCTGGAACCGGATTCGGCCTATCACCGCGCCAATTATGCGGGGCTGGCCCCGCTGGTCGGCGCGCTGGTGGCCAAGACGGTCCGTCGCGGCTGA
- a CDS encoding N-acetyltransferase: MADPKLSVRPVESKADRQAFIDLAYRLNRDDPNWVPPLRQEMAERIDPAKNGWFSHAEARLFLAERDGRTVGRISAHIDRLALEMPADQGFGPGTGFWGMFEAEDAAVAHALIARAEAELAAMGMTRAVGPVSLSIWEEPGLLIQGHDHPPTVMMGHNRAEYQPWIEAAGYAPVKQLLTYDLDITNGFPALVNRIVAAGEKSSKIRIRRVDKSRFAEEAATILAILNDAWSDNWGFVPLTQPEIDDVGKKLKPVVFEDLIRIAEIDGEPVAFMITLPDLNEAIAPFDGKLFPFNFIRLLWWLRRPKARTMRVPLMGVVKRLQSSRMASQLAFMMIEYIRRDAVAKFGARRGEIGWILDDNQGMKAIADAIEAKVNRVYQLYARSL; this comes from the coding sequence GTGGCCGATCCGAAACTGTCCGTTCGCCCCGTGGAGAGCAAAGCCGATCGTCAGGCGTTCATTGACCTCGCCTATCGCCTGAACCGCGACGACCCGAACTGGGTTCCGCCGTTGCGTCAGGAAATGGCCGAGCGCATCGATCCGGCAAAAAATGGCTGGTTCAGCCATGCCGAGGCGCGATTGTTCCTGGCCGAACGCGATGGCCGCACCGTCGGCCGGATCAGCGCGCATATCGACCGGCTGGCGCTGGAAATGCCGGCCGATCAGGGCTTTGGCCCCGGTACCGGCTTTTGGGGAATGTTCGAGGCGGAGGACGCAGCCGTCGCCCATGCCCTGATCGCGCGGGCAGAGGCGGAACTGGCCGCAATGGGCATGACCCGCGCCGTCGGCCCGGTCAGCCTGTCGATCTGGGAAGAGCCGGGCCTGCTGATTCAGGGTCACGACCATCCACCCACGGTGATGATGGGCCACAACCGCGCCGAATATCAGCCATGGATCGAGGCGGCGGGCTATGCCCCGGTCAAGCAGCTTTTGACCTATGACCTCGATATCACCAACGGGTTTCCCGCGCTGGTCAACCGCATCGTCGCGGCGGGGGAAAAAAGCAGCAAGATCCGCATCCGCCGGGTCGACAAATCCCGCTTTGCCGAAGAGGCGGCGACGATCCTGGCGATCCTCAACGACGCATGGTCGGACAATTGGGGCTTTGTCCCGCTGACCCAGCCGGAAATCGACGATGTCGGCAAGAAGCTGAAACCCGTGGTGTTCGAGGATCTGATCCGCATCGCCGAAATCGACGGCGAGCCGGTGGCGTTCATGATCACCCTGCCCGATTTGAACGAGGCGATTGCCCCGTTCGACGGCAAGCTGTTCCCGTTCAACTTCATCCGCCTGCTCTGGTGGCTGCGCAGGCCAAAGGCCCGGACGATGCGCGTCCCGCTGATGGGCGTGGTCAAGCGGCTGCAATCCTCGCGCATGGCGAGCCAGCTTGCCTTCATGATGATCGAATATATCCGCCGCGACGCGGTGGCGAAATTCGGCGCGCGGCGCGGCGAGATCGGCTGGATCCTCGATGATAATCAGGGGATGAAGGCAATTGCCGACGCAATCGAGGCAAAGGTCAACCGCGTCTATCAACTGTACGCGCGCAGCCTCTGA
- the xth gene encoding exodeoxyribonuclease III encodes MKIVSYNINGIKARMPRLVDYLTEEQPDIVCLQEVKSADPETLAEPIHAAGYRGVWHGQKGFNGVAILTRGDAPTLIRKGLDGEPEDEQSRYIEAEVGDLIVASIYLPNGNPQPGPKFDYKLRWIDRLHARAAELLAMERPVILAGDYNIIPNDDDVFSVSAMAQDALMQPESRAGYRALLAQGWTDSLRTRFPAGGAWTYWDYQAGAWQRDNGFRIDHLLLSPQAADRFVDAGVDKAHRGREQASDHAPTWVRLR; translated from the coding sequence GTGAAGATCGTCAGTTACAACATCAATGGCATCAAGGCGCGGATGCCCCGGCTGGTCGATTATCTGACCGAGGAGCAGCCGGACATCGTCTGTCTTCAGGAAGTGAAGTCGGCCGATCCCGAAACGCTGGCCGAACCCATCCATGCCGCCGGGTATCGCGGTGTCTGGCATGGGCAAAAGGGGTTCAACGGCGTCGCCATCCTGACGCGGGGCGATGCGCCGACGCTGATCCGCAAGGGACTGGATGGCGAGCCGGAGGATGAGCAGAGCCGGTATATCGAGGCGGAGGTCGGCGACCTGATCGTCGCGTCCATCTATCTGCCCAACGGCAATCCGCAGCCGGGCCCGAAATTCGATTACAAGCTGCGCTGGATCGACCGGCTCCACGCCCGTGCCGCAGAACTGCTGGCGATGGAGCGGCCGGTGATTTTGGCTGGGGATTACAACATCATCCCCAATGACGACGACGTGTTTTCGGTGTCCGCCATGGCGCAGGACGCATTGATGCAGCCCGAATCCCGTGCGGGGTATCGCGCGCTGTTGGCGCAGGGGTGGACCGATTCGCTGCGCACCCGGTTCCCGGCCGGTGGTGCATGGACCTATTGGGACTATCAGGCCGGCGCATGGCAGCGCGATAATGGCTTTCGCATCGACCATCTGTTGCTGAGCCCGCAGGCGGCCGACCGCTTTGTCGATGCCGGGGTGGACAAGGCGCATCGCGGACGGGAACAGGCGAGCGACCATGCCCCGACCTGGGTTCGCCTTCGCTGA
- the erpA gene encoding iron-sulfur cluster insertion protein ErpA translates to MAEQPSPEFELTPAAAARVAWIAERQAKPAVLRLSVEGGGCSGFQYRFGLAETVEPDDRVAETDGVRLVIDPVSLDLVRGARVDFVESLGGAAFQVSNPNAAAGCGCGTSFSI, encoded by the coding sequence ATGGCTGAACAACCCTCCCCCGAATTCGAACTGACCCCTGCCGCCGCGGCGCGCGTGGCGTGGATTGCCGAGCGGCAGGCCAAGCCGGCGGTGCTTCGCCTGTCGGTGGAGGGGGGCGGCTGTTCCGGGTTTCAGTACCGGTTCGGCCTGGCCGAAACCGTCGAGCCGGACGACCGGGTTGCGGAGACGGACGGCGTGCGGCTGGTCATCGATCCGGTCAGCCTGGACCTGGTGCGGGGCGCACGGGTCGATTTCGTCGAATCGCTGGGCGGCGCGGCGTTTCAGGTGAGCAATCCCAATGCGGCGGCCGGTTGCGGCTGCGGCACCAGCTTTTCGATCTGA
- a CDS encoding M23 family metallopeptidase, with translation MNSSNATLSERFRDFFVTRDFLFHDGRGLRRFSLSGRVQAWIAGAAAVLFLLCLYGAVSATTQALIASGALGDQTPAAKVARMERKVAQMQSDVVRLRRAAAVQAARVEKRQALLAAALTGDTPDAETLRAAFLNHDDGEFHNEQLASAVLAPLQRVEQGQAALAAQARRTLDARYRLTASSLRRMGLDPARLTPVRGAMGGPFEPVEDVATAGDATAPAPGTEADAQFRSLFMSWKKLDSLEQAVIAVPAAQPVDNLTLTSTFGVRSDPFRGTAAMHAGIDIPGPIGTPIYATADGVVGRSGRYGGYGNLVEINHGKGIETRYGHLSKIMVEPNTRVRRGQIIGLMGSTGRSTGSHLHYEVRIDGRAVNPVPYLQAPATLLAAQERAADDSVSVGGPAGASK, from the coding sequence TTGAATTCATCGAACGCCACCCTGAGTGAGCGGTTCCGGGATTTCTTCGTAACCCGTGATTTTCTGTTTCATGACGGCCGGGGCCTTCGCCGGTTCAGCCTGAGCGGCCGGGTGCAGGCGTGGATCGCCGGCGCTGCCGCTGTCCTGTTCCTGCTGTGCCTGTATGGCGCGGTGTCCGCCACCACCCAGGCGCTGATCGCCAGCGGCGCGCTGGGCGACCAGACCCCCGCCGCCAAGGTTGCCCGCATGGAGCGCAAGGTTGCGCAGATGCAGTCCGATGTCGTCCGCCTGCGCCGTGCCGCAGCGGTGCAGGCCGCCCGCGTCGAAAAGCGGCAGGCTTTGCTGGCCGCCGCGCTGACCGGCGACACGCCCGATGCCGAGACGCTGCGTGCCGCGTTTCTGAACCATGACGATGGCGAATTCCACAATGAGCAGCTGGCCAGCGCGGTGCTCGCGCCGTTGCAGCGCGTGGAACAGGGCCAGGCCGCACTGGCGGCGCAGGCCCGCCGCACGCTGGACGCGCGCTATCGCCTGACCGCCAGCAGCCTGCGCCGGATGGGCCTGGACCCCGCCCGCCTGACCCCGGTTCGCGGCGCGATGGGCGGCCCGTTCGAGCCGGTCGAGGATGTGGCCACTGCGGGTGATGCAACCGCGCCTGCCCCCGGCACCGAAGCCGACGCGCAGTTCCGTTCGCTGTTCATGAGCTGGAAGAAGCTGGATTCCCTGGAACAGGCCGTGATTGCGGTGCCTGCGGCTCAGCCGGTGGACAATCTGACGCTGACCAGCACCTTTGGCGTGCGTTCCGATCCGTTCCGCGGCACCGCCGCCATGCACGCCGGGATCGACATTCCCGGCCCGATCGGCACGCCGATCTATGCCACCGCCGACGGCGTGGTCGGCCGGTCCGGCCGCTATGGCGGCTATGGCAATCTGGTCGAGATCAACCATGGCAAGGGGATCGAGACGCGGTACGGCCACCTGTCCAAGATTATGGTCGAGCCGAACACCCGCGTGCGCCGCGGCCAGATCATCGGCCTGATGGGTTCGACCGGCCGTTCCACCGGCAGCCACCTGCATTACGAAGTCCGCATCGATGGCCGCGCGGTCAACCCGGTCCCCTATCTGCAGGCGCCCGCCACGCTGCTGGCGGCGCAGGAGCGCGCCGCTGACGACAGCGTTTCGGTCGGCGGCCCTGCCGGCGCCAGCAAGTAA
- a CDS encoding ferritin-like domain-containing protein codes for MTRQSIASSARTVLIASDPVDKVMAARATARAWRRGQLDHRFDVAMPDRPGRPAAPELLPPNRMPKRGKAGSLRGRIALIHALAHIEFVAIDLAFDLIGRFGDQFPREFVDDWIAVGADEAMHFALLDRRLRTLGSHYGEMPAHDGLWEAAIATADDALARLAVVPMVLEARGLDVTPATIERMEAAGDTGTARILTRILTDEIRHVGAGTRWFESGCAVQNRDPRTHWKSLVNRHFRGAVKPPFNDSARCQAGLTRDYYLALAES; via the coding sequence ATGACCCGTCAGAGCATTGCATCGTCGGCGCGCACCGTCCTGATCGCCAGCGATCCGGTGGACAAGGTGATGGCCGCGCGCGCCACGGCCCGTGCCTGGCGTCGCGGTCAGCTTGACCACCGGTTCGACGTGGCGATGCCCGACCGGCCGGGACGGCCCGCCGCCCCGGAATTGCTGCCCCCCAACCGGATGCCGAAACGCGGCAAGGCAGGGTCGCTGCGCGGGCGGATCGCGCTGATCCACGCGCTGGCGCATATCGAATTTGTCGCAATCGACCTGGCGTTCGACCTGATCGGCCGGTTCGGGGACCAGTTTCCGCGCGAGTTCGTGGATGATTGGATCGCGGTCGGCGCGGATGAGGCGATGCATTTCGCCCTGCTCGACCGGCGGCTGAGGACGCTGGGTAGCCATTATGGTGAAATGCCCGCGCATGACGGGTTGTGGGAGGCGGCGATCGCGACCGCCGACGATGCGCTGGCCCGGCTGGCGGTCGTGCCGATGGTGCTGGAGGCGCGCGGCCTGGACGTGACGCCAGCGACGATCGAGCGGATGGAGGCGGCCGGGGACACGGGCACCGCGCGCATCCTGACCCGCATTCTGACCGACGAAATCCGTCATGTCGGCGCAGGGACGCGGTGGTTCGAATCGGGTTGTGCGGTGCAAAACCGGGACCCGCGAACCCATTGGAAAAGCTTGGTCAACAGGCATTTCCGCGGTGCGGTTAAGCCACCGTTCAACGACTCGGCGCGGTGCCAGGCCGGTTTGACGCGCGATTACTACCTGGCTCTTGCAGAAAGCTGA
- a CDS encoding peroxiredoxin — MMTIAIGDRLPDVALTLSDDSVVRLPDYAGKPLVLYFYPKDDTPGCTNEAKDFSALAGEFAAAGVTVLGVSKDTPAKHRKFIAKYDLNLLLGSDGDDNSVLSAFGAWVEKSMYGKSYMGIDRSTFLFAADGTLVREWRKVKVKGHADEVLAAARAL, encoded by the coding sequence ATGATGACGATAGCGATTGGCGATCGCCTGCCTGATGTTGCCCTGACCCTGTCCGATGACAGCGTCGTCCGGTTGCCCGATTATGCCGGAAAACCGCTGGTCCTCTATTTCTATCCCAAGGACGATACGCCCGGCTGCACCAACGAGGCCAAGGATTTTTCCGCGCTGGCCGGGGAGTTCGCGGCTGCTGGCGTCACCGTGCTGGGCGTGTCCAAGGATACACCGGCCAAGCATCGCAAGTTCATCGCCAAATACGACCTCAACCTGCTGCTGGGCAGCGATGGCGACGACAACAGCGTGCTGTCGGCATTCGGCGCCTGGGTCGAAAAATCCATGTACGGCAAAAGCTATATGGGCATTGATCGATCCACATTCCTGTTCGCGGCCGATGGCACGCTGGTGCGCGAGTGGCGCAAGGTGAAGGTCAAGGGCCATGCCGACGAGGTGCTGGCCGCCGCCCGCGCGCTATAG